In the genome of Ferrovibrio terrae, the window GAGAAGCGGCCGGTCATTTCTTCCTGCAGCTTGCGACGCTCCTTACCCAGCCGGCGTGCGCGCGGATCCAGGAACATGCGATTGGTCAGCATGAAGAAGCCACCGCCGATCACGAACAGGAACAGCAGCTTCCAATCTGCGAGCATCATAAAAACCAGGATGACGGCAGCATTCAGGATCGAAATCAAAATTTCGATGGCATAGCTGATCAGCCTTGCACAGGCCACGATCTCGGCACCCAGCGTATTCTGCACTGCACCGCGAGTGTAGGAACCGATGCTGGTCATGTCGTCTTCCAGTAGCCGCTTATAAATGCGCTCAGTCCATTCCGCGCGCAACCGGCCAACGAACACGGTTTCGATGGCGACCAACCCGACCGTACTGGCGGTACCCCCCAGGAAAACCACGACGAAAAAGGTGATGAAGTAGCGCGGATCCAGGCCACTGAAGAAGGCGAAAAACGAATTCGCCGGCAGACCTTCATTGGAGTCCGTCAGGATGGAACTGAGCAACGGAATCAATGCGGCAAGGCTGAGACCGCCGAGCAACGAATTGACCAGCATCAACGCGCCGAGCAATCCCGTGAGAGCCGGATGCCGTCGGGCGAAGTCGATGATAGGTGCGTATAGCTTCAAAACAGCCTCGATCAGACCGCCGTATCAGCCGGCGAGCAGGTTTTAGGACTTCTTCTCCACCAGGAAAAGATAGCGGAACTCCTCCGTCGGCGGTTTTTCCTTCTTTTTCCCGATCAGCCTGACCGTGCAATCGCTCGCCGGCTGGAACAGACCGGCGACATACTGCTCGACAGCTTCCTGACTGTTGCCAAGATCGACTGACAGATCACCTCGGAATTTTCCCAGTTTGCTGGGAATCTGGAAAAACATCTGCTTGCTGAACTTACCAGCCAGGTCCAGCACCATTTGCCGACCGGCCGCTTCCCCATACATACGGCAGAAGTGGTGATAGACGGACAGGCAAAGGATGACATCGAATTGCGGCAGCAGACGCGTGTTCTGCGGATCCAGACTCAGTCTGGAAAAGGCAACCCTGTCCTGGATCGACGGATCGACCAGGGTTCTTGCCTTGCTTATGGCCGGTTCGTTGATATCGACCCCGATGGAGAAAATCCCTTTGGTCGCCGCATTGCGCGTGTAGTAACCAATATCACAGGCGATATCGAGAAGATTACGGGAATCGGCGGCGAGATGAGACTCGATCATCTGCCAGTTCTGCAGATTCTCGCGTTTCTCCTGATAGAAAGAGATTTTCTTACCCTGCAGGGCACTCTTGATTTTCTTGATGATGGCTTTCACCTAAATCTCCGTGATTATCCTATCGATCCGCTTCGCCTACCAGCCGAGAATGGACGGCCGCTCCGCCCAGTCAATCTGGCTCCGTTGCAGCCGAAGCAGAAATTCGAGCGCAAGCTGCTCGGAAAGCGACATGACGCGGTCTCGCTGCTGCGCCGACAATGCCTCGATATCCGGGCGCATGATATCTTCGATTCCGGCGAGTAAATCCGGACAGCGCAACAGAACCTTGAAAAAGTCGACGCAGACCGGGCCTAGGTGGCTGAGTTCCCAGTCGACAATATAGTTGTTGCCGTCGCATATGATGATATTACCGATCGAAAAGTCGCCGTGTACCAGCGAGACCGGCAGCAGCTTGTCCGACAACGCCAGCAGGATCGCCGCCTGATGAATGCCGGCTCCGGTCAGCATTGCCGAAATCGCCGGTAGATCGATGCCGAGTTCGGCCGGAGTCTTCCAGGTCAGTCCGATGACGCGATACAATCCCCACAGCTTCGACAATGTATTGTGCATTATCGCAGGGGTGCGTTCATCCCCCCATGCCAGACCGATCCCTTCGATCAGGCGATCCGCCAGATAGTATGGTGGGCGATCCAGGTTTGCGCATAACAGCGGCGGCACGAAATCGACCCCAAGCGCCTCAAGGCGGCGGCGCGTGCTGTATTCGTTGCGCAACCCTTCCAGATTGCGCACGCCCTGTTCCATCAGCAGCTTCGCGCGGATACCGCGATCGACATAAAACAGGCTGACATTGTTGCGAATGGTGATCGCCTCCGCCGAAGCGCTGATGTCGTAGGATTTCGCCTGCAGACGGATCAACTGCCGCAGCTGGGTTTTCACCGCCTGCACGAATCTTCCCCGGCGCAGAAGCGCGAGCGTCGAGCGGCGCGCCGAACTGGCGAGGCGGTCGCGCCTGACCAGCCGCAGTTTTTCCGTCTCGACATAGGTCGACTGGCCGGCCTGGCCAAGGAGTTCCTGCTCGACAGCCGAGATCGAGCGGTTGAGATCCTCGATTGCGAAATACTTCAGCAGGGCACCGGCCATACGCCTACTCTCGTGCCCTAGCGGCAGAGCCATTCAAGGTAAAGACCGAGTGCCGTGCCAGGCGGATCGCATGAAGAGCATTACCCCGCTGGATGGCCCAACTGTATTCACCTATAAAGCTGTACTGACCCGAGGGAATTGCAGCACGAATTTCATCCACCGTATCGGTCCGGCCATCAACCAAAATCAGCCTGGGGCGGAAACCAGCCTGCAGGTGCCGCGATACATCCAGATAGGCAGGCTTGCCGGTGAATGTGGAGAATTTGCGATTCTTAGGCACATAAGGCGCATCGACATAGATGCATTCGGTGACGGCCAGAATCGGTTCGACGAAAGCGCCGCCGCGCTCCGCCTCCTCCACCTTGACCGGGCGCACTGCGCCGGCCGGGCCGATATGCGCTAGCGCCGCATTGACCGAGGCAACCCAGCGTTCATCCTGCTCATAGGATGTGTAACTTGCGCCGCTGCGCATGGCGTAGGCCGCGAAGGCGCAGCTGGTGCGTCCCGAGCCGAGCTCGATGATTGATTTCGGTCTATGCCGCTCAAGCAGGGCGATCAGGTCCTGCAGTTTCCAGTAATAACCGCTCCCGCCGCCCTGTGCGGCATCAAGCGTCTGCAGCGCCACAGCCATCCCCGGATGGTATGCCTCCACGACAGGACGGCATGCAAGTTCACGCCGTAGTGCTTTCGCGCCATGCAGTCGCCCGAGCAGCGAACGCAGCAGCGAAGGCCGGTTTTTTGGCGAAACACCCTGTGAGGCAGTCCGCGACATGCCTTATCCTCCGGCCCTTGCAGCGATGGCATTACGTGCCATTTCAATGGTTTTGATTTCAGTTTCGCGCCAGGCATCGATCGTGGAACCACCGATATGCGGCGTCAGCAAGACATTGTCATGCGACCTCGCATAAGCCAGGAACGGATGCCCGGGATATTTCTGCGTGAAACCAGGCTCGAACTCGCCCTCAAAAACATCGCAGGCCGCCCCAGCCAGATGGCCGCTCTGCAATGCCTCGAGCAACGCCTGCCATTCCACCAGCTCGCCACGAGCGGTGTTCACCAGATAGCTGCCGGGACGCATTGCCCCGATCACCTGGTAGCCGATCAGACCTTCGGTTTCTTTTTCATGCGGCACATGAATACTGAGCACGTCGCACCACTGCGCTAGCGCCATCAAATCGGTGGCGCGTTCGTAAACCGGTGAAACGACAAACGGATCGTAGTAGCGAACCTGCATCCCGAAAGCCGCGCCGTAGCCGGCAACCCGTCCGCCCAAGCGCCCCAGGCCGACAACACCGAGCCGCATGCGCGACAGCATGGCCGGGGCACCGAAGGGGCGGCGATCCCATGTGCCGGCAAGAGCGCCCTTGTGCGCGGCCAGCATGTTGCGCGTCAAAACGATGATCATGCCGAAAGTGAGTTCCGCCGTTGGTGTGATCCGGTCGAGGAAGTCCTGCGCGAATTTCAGGCAGGCCACCGCGACCGAGCGCGAACGGCAGTATTCGACATCGATATGGGGATGACCCGTGGTATTCGAAGCGACAACCTTCAACTGCGGACAGGCATCGATTTTCTCCCTGTCGACCTGAAAGCCGAGCGGCGCGAATAAAACCTCGGTCCGAGCAAGAACCGCTGCCGTGTCATGCGCCGGAGACTCCAGTACAGTGACATCAAAACAGCGATGCAAAAGATCCAGGGATTCCGGCTGGTACTTCAGGATCGAGTAATACAGGCCTCGTGGTTTGGCGCTACGGTCCGACATGCATCACGTCTTAATCGCAATGGCCTGTATATCGGCACCGTCAACCATGATTGCGCCGTAGATCGCGTAGGGCGCGCGCATGTAGATCGACCAGCTACCTTCGCGCAGCCTGTCCCACAATTCGCGCCGGCCAGGAATGCGGAAACCATGCTTCTCAAGTAGGGTCTGCAGATTCCGGCGGTTCATCAAGTTGAGATGGGAGATTGGATGGGTCAGCTTGTAGCGGCCGCGCCTCTGTTCGATCGGCACTGTCTGCGGCGTCAAGCCATTGCAGATGAAAATGCCGCCCTTGTCGAGCGCACCGGCAATGTCCTGCAGATAGCGGTTCAGATCGTTCACATGCTCGATGACTGACTGCGAGATTACGATATCGAACTTGCTGTCGAGGATTTCTTCGCGACTGCCAACCTTGAGTCCCATGCTGCGGCACAGATCGATACGGCTCTGCGACAGCTCTACACCGGCAGCTTCCAGCCCGAAGGTACGCGCCAGCTGCAGCATGTAACCATGGCCGCTGCCATAATCCAGCATCCGGATCGGGCCGTCCGTGCGGCGCGCCCCGGTCACCCGCCGGCCGCAAAGGGCGATGGCCAGCTGCAGGTCGCGAAACGTGCGGATCATCTTCGACGTGCGATGCGCCGACGACACCGTCGAACCCGGCGAACCGAGTTCGGTCGAGATATTGTCTGTGTAGGGTGCCTTGAAGCTGTTGTAGAAAGTCTCGTTCGCCGACGAGGTCAGCCGCGGATTAGTGGTGACGAAGCTGCAACTTGCACATTCGGAATAGTCGAACACGGTATCCGGGGTACAGCCGATCAGCTTCAGGTTTACCTTGCTGAGATCCGAAGCGAATTCCGAAAAGCGCAGGCGAAAGCGCGGCGAAAAGGATGTACCGCCGCAGACCGGACAAGCGATCGTTTCCCAGAATGCTGCAGCTGAGGTGCTCGTCATTGTCACTCCGGTCGGGCGGGCGCTGGCCGCGCAGTCCGCATCACACATTAATCAGGCGGGCGCTTTTTCAGCCACGACCCGATGGTTCCCTTGGCCGATCACGATCTCTCGCACCGACTCGGCCGACAGGCTGGCATCGATCATGGCCCGCTTGGCGGTATCGACATAAAGTTGCGCTGTGTCCTTCGCAAGCCTGCCGAGATAGCGATCCCGGTCACTGCCAGCAAGCGTCTCGCAGGAAGCCGCGATAGCCAGGAGCTTTACCAGGTCCTCGAGTTGGGCATCTGGGCTCTGTTCTTGGTCGAATGTATTCCCGGTCCAACGCATGATGTTGCACAAGTTATGGCCGTGCAGCTTGGGTAGGAAAGTTTGCCAGTCCGTCAGCAGCTGAACCGGGACAAAGAGATCATCCATGAAATGCTTGCGGTTGTTGGCCGGGAGACCGGCTGCCTGGATCGCGGCATCGACAAAAGCGGCACCCAGATCTGCCACTATCGGCCGCAATGCCTTGATCGCTTTCCAGCGCAGACCGCCAGCACCATAGACCAGCAGGAAGAGTTTACCGCCCGGCCGGAGCACGCGCACCAATTCGCCAAGCGCCCTATCAAAATCGGCCGTATGATGGATCACGCCGGCAGACCAGACGAAATCAAAGCTGGCATCGGCGAACGGCAACTGCAGGACTGACGCCTGCTGAAAAGAGATTTGCGGGAAGTCACGGGCGCGACGACGCGCTTCCGCCAGGCCGGAATCCGAAACATCGACCGCGGTGATCGCGCCAGCCCCATGCAGCGCCATCGCAACAGAGTAACGCCCGCTGCCGCAGCCGGCATCGAGACAGGTCTTGCCCTTCAGCCAATCGAGGTCGAAGTCGTTGGCCTGGGCCCGCTTTACGAAGAGTTCGACCGAAGCGCGATACTGCTCGTCCGACAGGCCCGCCCAAAGCGGACCGAACAGAGCCCCCGTCTCTCTTTCCAACTGGCTAACCACGAACGCCTCACGAACAAAAAATGTTATCGGGGCCGGATGATAGGGATCGGCTGGACAGAGGGCAAGCACGCGACATTCCCCCTTCCAACCATCGACGGAGCGGATTCAGAACAACGGAACAACTGAACCACCAAAATTTCGAATGCGGTATCTTGAGGAGTTTCCGGTAGCTTGGAGTTTTCGGGAAATCGCAGGAAACCCGACTTCAGATATATTATTATATATATTTATCAATAGCTTATATAAAGCTCGGCGATTCAGCGCAACAATACTCATCCGATCAACGCAAGCAACAGCTGTCGACAACTGCGTACCAGCGTTTCCAAAACTCCCGCTGAATTGGCGTCCGGGCTGTTGCTTGCCCCGCCGTTCGAATACTGGCTGGTTACGGTGCTTGCCTGCGCCATCGGCGTCTACGACAACATTCGTCAACTGTCGCTACAGACACAAAAGCTCCACGCCCTGCTGATTCGGGCCAGTTGTGACGCGGTCGGCCTCCGTAGCTGGCGCCGATTCTAGCGGCCATGGCGGCAACAGCGACTGACTTCTTAGTCAAACCTCCGCTGCAGCCAACGCTTCACACTGCGCGGCAAGTCGGTCGGCAGGGTAATGACTGCGATCATCAAGAACCGCGCCCATAGCAAGATCGATATCCCAGACAGCGTCCACCGCGGGTAGGAATTCTGGAAATGCTTCACGAAATAGTAGCTTGTACTGCGGGCCTTATGCCACTCAATGAATATTCGCGACACGTCGCTGGTACTCAGATGGTGCGTGATCGGCACATGGCCGGCATACCAGACTTGGCCGCCATGCTGGCCAACACGGATGCTGAGATCGAGATCGTCGGAGTGCAGGAACATATTGTCGTCCATACCGCCGAGCTGCTCGTAATGCGCACGGGCGATCATCATGAAAGCGCCGCTGACCGTGGGCACCTCGACAGGATGATTGACCGGCTCGCTCTCATGGCTGTTCAGGCGGGTGAAATACGGATGGTTCGGGAACAGCCGATCCAGCCGCAACAGCTCCACAAAGGCGCGCCAGGGCGACAGGATTTCACGGCGACCGCCGCGTTGTTCCCGACCATCGGGATGCTGCAGGCGGCCGCCAATCAGCCATGCCCGCGGCTGTGCGTCGAATACCTCCAGGATGGCGCCAAATGTGCCGGGTGCGAGCACGCAATCCGGATTGACGAAAGCCAGGCGATCCGCCGTCGCAACGGCCGCACCACGATTGCAGCCCGCGGCAAATCCGATATTGCGCAGGCTTTCGAGCAGGCGGATACGGGGCTCGGTGCCGGCCAGCTCGCGCAATCGCTGCCGCGAGGCCGCATCGATGCCGTTCACCACCAGGATGAGCTCGACCAGTTCCGGCTGGAGCAGCAGGCTCTCGATGCAGGCCCACAGGACCGGGCCAGTATAATAGACCACCGTGATCGACGAGACACTGCGGCCCATACGCAGTCTGCTAGGGGTGGGCTCAGCCGAAGAGGTGTCGGTCTTTTCCATGGCAGGTCAATAAGTCATTCGATACGGAAAGTCGATCTGGCTCAGCCGGCCGCATCGCGGATCTGGGCCTTGAGGTCTTCTGTCAGGGGAATCAGGCGCTCGATCCCGTTGTCGAGCGCACGACGCAGCAACGCCAATCCCTGACGTTTGACCTGCGGATCGGGCTGGCGGACATAGACGCCGCCCTCGAAATATAGACCCACAGGATCGTCAGGGTTGCGGTTACGCAGACGTTTTGCCCAGAGCAGCACGTCGCGCAGGTCGCCGGCATTGAAGCGCCAGGTCAGGTAGGCAATCGGCAGATCGCTGCGCTCGGGCGCCAGTGTCATCGCCAGATCCAGCCAGCGCGGCCAATGGCCCAGCGCCGCTTGGGCTTTTGGCTGCAATGGCGCGAAATCGGGATTCAGTGCGATTTGGCTGAGTACATTGCTGCCGGTGATCGGCACGACCGGATTGCGCGTCACTCCCATCCTGCTTTCCAGCGTCGCAAGCATCCAGGCAAGCCGCCGGTTTTCAGGCTCCATGCCTTCCGGAAATCCCGCGGCAGCGCGATCCTTCATCAGATTGAGTGCGGGATTTACAGTCGTCACCAGGATGCCGTCATTGCCGCGGAGATCGATTGTCTGCGGCGGTGCCCCCTGCGGCGCTTTCAGCCAGGCGCGCAGGCGATCGACACTGGCCATCTGCAGCCCGAGCGCCACAGTGGCGATGCAGAGCAATCCGGCCACCCCCGCGAAAGCAGCGCCGCCAGCATACTGCCATCGCGATGCCGGCGCGGCAGCGGGTCGCTTTTCATCGTGGCACAGCGCCACCATGGCAAGGGCGAACAGCGGCAACACGTAAGCCAGCTCCATCCAGACGCCAAGCGCTGCCAGCCATGCGGAACTGAAGACTGTGGCATAGGGGCGTTTCTCTGCCGGCGCGAGCCAGATGGCGATGGCGGGGATGGCCACTGCCAGCACGATACCCGGCAGGCCCGCAGCCAGTGCCGCCTCAGTCAGCAGATTGTGGCTATGGAAGAAATCGCGGTGAAGAAAATCCCAGCCCACCTCATCCCATAGCGGCGCCTGCACCTCGTTGACATACCGGGCAAAGGCCTCATCAATGCGGCCCCAACCAAGGCCGAAGACCCAGGTGTCCCAGCTCTCCTGCAGGCGCGCCATCACCATCTGCACGGTCAGCACGCGCGATCGCATCGAAGCGCCAAGCCCGCCCGCCAGGCCGGAGGCGATCAGGGCGAAAGGCAGCAGGGCAGCAATCAGCACGGCACCAAGGCCCAACCACCGCGAACGCAGCCAGGGCAGGCGATCGCCCCAGCGCCAGACGATGCCACACAGGATCGCTGAAGACGCAAAAATGAAGATAAAGGTCAGGCTGCGCGCGGCGACGAGAGAAACCACTGCGGCACCCAACACCAGCGCCACGCGCCACGTCCAGTATCGCCCACCGCGATGCGCCAGCAGCATCCAGGGCAGCGCCAGTGCCGGCCATGAGGTGGTGATGAAAAGAAAGGGGGTATGGCCACTGAACTGGCCGACCGACAGTAATGCAAAGCACAGATATATCACCGCGCAGGCTTCGATCAGCCGCCGCCACCAGAAAGCCGATTCCGCCACTATGCCGGCCAGGATCATCCAGAGCGCCAGATCGACATACCACAACACGCCGAGCCCGGATTGCGGCGTGCCGAACAGCGCGGTCAGCGGCACGCCGCGCGCAAAGCCCACGGCAAGCGACCACACCGCCATGGCGATGGCTGGCGCTGCCAGCCACAGCAGGCGGACAGCAGGCGGACGGCCGGCAATGGTGCACAATGCGAGGACTGCAGCCGCCAGCGCGGCGAAAGCATGCGCCCCCAGGATAATGGGCTCTGCCCGTTCCGAGACGCCGGACTCGAATACCGACAGCATGGCATAGGGCAGCAGCAGGGCCGGCACGAAAGCAACGGCGGGCAGAGCGCGCAACAGTTGGCTGTCCCTCAACAACATGATCAGGAGCCGGGCGGTACCGCCAGCGGCTGGCGCGCCAGATCGGGCCACAGGTCCGCCCAGCAGCAGGTATGGTCGGCACGCGGCACGACGCTTACCGCACCATCGTTCAGCCCGGCCCGACGCGCATAGGCCTGGGTCAGGGTGGGTGGCACTATGGTGTCGCGCTGGCCGACAAAATGCCGCTGCGGGATAGCGCGGAGGGCCGCCATGCTGTCGGCTGGATTCAGCGAATAGCGCAAAGGAGAGTCACCAAAGTGGCTGGTCCAGGCGCGATGATCCAGCACGCCGGCCACCGTCACAAAACCGGCGACATCCTGGCGCCGTGCTGCCAGCAGTGCCGCCATGGTGCCGCCACCGGAATAACCGTACAGAATGACACTTCGCAGCCCGCGCGCCGCCATGAACTGGTTGATCGCCATATCCATCGCGCCCACCGCCTCTGGAGCGAATCGCGCCGAGGTCCAGTAAGCCGGCTCGCAACCTCGCCCCTTGTAGCCGCCGGTATACTGGCAGGGTCGCGCCAGATACAGCACGTTGGATGCCGGATGCTTCACCGCCATCTGCAGGGCGACCGGATGCTCCGGCGTCGGATCAGGTGAGATTTCGGTGCGGGTGATATAGGAGACGCCATCGCCCTCGATGAAAACGGCCAAGGACGGATCGGCCGGATTGCCGATACGGGCGTAACCAGCCAGGTCGAAGCGGTCGGTGCGGAAACCCAGCTTCTGCCAGCCGGCCGCGATCCCATCGGCATAGGCCCCGCGACTGACGAAAGGGTTCAGATCCGGCGCACACCCCGCCAGTACCAGCCCAAAAAGTAAGAGGGCCAGGCTTTGCAGCCCGACCCTCTCGTTACGCGAAGACTGTACTTGCAAGCGCTTGCTTAGAAGCGCATGCGCACGCGACCCGAGATGGTCCAGACGTCGAGGTCGGTGCGACCCAGCGAGTCATAGGTGCCTTCGAGATTGCCGCTGAACGGGCCGGCCGAGAAGAAGTCCACGCCCAGACCGACCTTGCCGCCGGTATCGTCGTCGTTGGTGAAGGTGCCGTTGCCGATGGCGAGCGCATCCGGATGCTCGAAGTCGTATTCGCCGATCAGCTTGAAGTACGGCATCATCGTGCCCATCGCGTAGCCGACCTTACCACCGGCATAGAGGCGACCCAGCTTGATGGTGTTGCTGGCATTCACCTGGCCATTCGACTCGGTGAAGGCATCAGCCTCTTCCTCGAGATACATCACGCCGACCTGCGGCATCATGACGATCTTGCCCGAGGTATAGGTACCGTTCAGCGAGCCATTCAGCATCCAGCGGGTGGCATCGTAGCTGCCCGAGACGGTGTTGTTGGTGCGCTTCGCGTCGTAGCTCAGCCAGCTATAGGCGCCGCTCAGGCTGGCGCTCCACCGGTTGGTCAGCTGGAAGCCCAGGTAGGGCGCGATGCCGAAACCTTCGCTCTGCACATTGCCGCGACCGGTCAGCGTATTGGTATCGACATCGACATTCTCGTAGATGCCACCCACGCCGATGACCAAGCGGTCGCTCAGCTTGTAGTCCAGGCCGAGCACGGTGTTGAT includes:
- a CDS encoding glycosyltransferase, which gives rise to MGRSVSSITVVYYTGPVLWACIESLLLQPELVELILVVNGIDAASRQRLRELAGTEPRIRLLESLRNIGFAAGCNRGAAVATADRLAFVNPDCVLAPGTFGAILEVFDAQPRAWLIGGRLQHPDGREQRGGRREILSPWRAFVELLRLDRLFPNHPYFTRLNSHESEPVNHPVEVPTVSGAFMMIARAHYEQLGGMDDNMFLHSDDLDLSIRVGQHGGQVWYAGHVPITHHLSTSDVSRIFIEWHKARSTSYYFVKHFQNSYPRWTLSGISILLWARFLMIAVITLPTDLPRSVKRWLQRRFD
- a CDS encoding class I SAM-dependent methyltransferase, coding for MLALCPADPYHPAPITFFVREAFVVSQLERETGALFGPLWAGLSDEQYRASVELFVKRAQANDFDLDWLKGKTCLDAGCGSGRYSVAMALHGAGAITAVDVSDSGLAEARRRARDFPQISFQQASVLQLPFADASFDFVWSAGVIHHTADFDRALGELVRVLRPGGKLFLLVYGAGGLRWKAIKALRPIVADLGAAFVDAAIQAAGLPANNRKHFMDDLFVPVQLLTDWQTFLPKLHGHNLCNIMRWTGNTFDQEQSPDAQLEDLVKLLAIAASCETLAGSDRDRYLGRLAKDTAQLYVDTAKRAMIDASLSAESVREIVIGQGNHRVVAEKAPA
- a CDS encoding NAD(P)-dependent oxidoreductase, whose product is MSDRSAKPRGLYYSILKYQPESLDLLHRCFDVTVLESPAHDTAAVLARTEVLFAPLGFQVDREKIDACPQLKVVASNTTGHPHIDVEYCRSRSVAVACLKFAQDFLDRITPTAELTFGMIIVLTRNMLAAHKGALAGTWDRRPFGAPAMLSRMRLGVVGLGRLGGRVAGYGAAFGMQVRYYDPFVVSPVYERATDLMALAQWCDVLSIHVPHEKETEGLIGYQVIGAMRPGSYLVNTARGELVEWQALLEALQSGHLAGAACDVFEGEFEPGFTQKYPGHPFLAYARSHDNVLLTPHIGGSTIDAWRETEIKTIEMARNAIAARAGG
- a CDS encoding alpha/beta fold hydrolase yields the protein MQVQSSRNERVGLQSLALLLFGLVLAGCAPDLNPFVSRGAYADGIAAGWQKLGFRTDRFDLAGYARIGNPADPSLAVFIEGDGVSYITRTEISPDPTPEHPVALQMAVKHPASNVLYLARPCQYTGGYKGRGCEPAYWTSARFAPEAVGAMDMAINQFMAARGLRSVILYGYSGGGTMAALLAARRQDVAGFVTVAGVLDHRAWTSHFGDSPLRYSLNPADSMAALRAIPQRHFVGQRDTIVPPTLTQAYARRAGLNDGAVSVVPRADHTCCWADLWPDLARQPLAVPPGS
- a CDS encoding class I SAM-dependent methyltransferase; protein product: MKAIIKKIKSALQGKKISFYQEKRENLQNWQMIESHLAADSRNLLDIACDIGYYTRNAATKGIFSIGVDINEPAISKARTLVDPSIQDRVAFSRLSLDPQNTRLLPQFDVILCLSVYHHFCRMYGEAAGRQMVLDLAGKFSKQMFFQIPSKLGKFRGDLSVDLGNSQEAVEQYVAGLFQPASDCTVRLIGKKKEKPPTEEFRYLFLVEKKS
- a CDS encoding phosphotransferase: MAGALLKYFAIEDLNRSISAVEQELLGQAGQSTYVETEKLRLVRRDRLASSARRSTLALLRRGRFVQAVKTQLRQLIRLQAKSYDISASAEAITIRNNVSLFYVDRGIRAKLLMEQGVRNLEGLRNEYSTRRRLEALGVDFVPPLLCANLDRPPYYLADRLIEGIGLAWGDERTPAIMHNTLSKLWGLYRVIGLTWKTPAELGIDLPAISAMLTGAGIHQAAILLALSDKLLPVSLVHGDFSIGNIIICDGNNYIVDWELSHLGPVCVDFFKVLLRCPDLLAGIEDIMRPDIEALSAQQRDRVMSLSEQLALEFLLRLQRSQIDWAERPSILGW
- a CDS encoding class I SAM-dependent methyltransferase: MTSTSAAAFWETIACPVCGGTSFSPRFRLRFSEFASDLSKVNLKLIGCTPDTVFDYSECASCSFVTTNPRLTSSANETFYNSFKAPYTDNISTELGSPGSTVSSAHRTSKMIRTFRDLQLAIALCGRRVTGARRTDGPIRMLDYGSGHGYMLQLARTFGLEAAGVELSQSRIDLCRSMGLKVGSREEILDSKFDIVISQSVIEHVNDLNRYLQDIAGALDKGGIFICNGLTPQTVPIEQRRGRYKLTHPISHLNLMNRRNLQTLLEKHGFRIPGRRELWDRLREGSWSIYMRAPYAIYGAIMVDGADIQAIAIKT
- a CDS encoding autotransporter outer membrane beta-barrel domain-containing protein; amino-acid sequence: MLRKITLGLMGLGMMVSGSAFAASDVSNSGSGSAQVVTAIAAPIASAQTASLISGAIGGALSGGIGGFSPSGSTFSLTDSGNRAPNQTTYLNSRDTGRNAGAADKPFGVWLQGAYSTIDNGQVGAAADGTAINTVLGLDYKLSDRLVIGVGGIYENVDVDTNTLTGRGNVQSEGFGIAPYLGFQLTNRWSASLSGAYSWLSYDAKRTNNTVSGSYDATRWMLNGSLNGTYTSGKIVMMPQVGVMYLEEEADAFTESNGQVNASNTIKLGRLYAGGKVGYAMGTMMPYFKLIGEYDFEHPDALAIGNGTFTNDDDTGGKVGLGVDFFSAGPFSGNLEGTYDSLGRTDLDVWTISGRVRMRF